The proteins below come from a single Priestia aryabhattai genomic window:
- a CDS encoding aspartyl-phosphate phosphatase Spo0E family protein has translation MTHTKENLLNQIEECRNNMVTLAAENPLSSLTVVRVSSELDGLLNEYEKFFSI, from the coding sequence TTGACTCATACAAAAGAAAACCTTTTGAATCAAATTGAAGAATGTAGAAATAACATGGTCACTCTCGCAGCAGAAAATCCTTTATCATCACTAACAGTGGTGAGAGTAAGCTCAGAGCTAGATGGTTTATTAAATGAATATGAAAAGTTTTTCTCCATATAA
- the sigW gene encoding RNA polymerase sigma factor SigW produces the protein MDLLLKRKIKKVKKGDQDAFADIVEYHKDKLFHLCYRMLGNREEAQDAAQEAFIRAYVNIHSYDTSKKFSTWLYRIATNLCIDRIRKKKPDYYLDAEVAGTDGLNMYSQIAADQALPEEELEQVELQEFIQSEILKLPEKYRTVIVLKYIDELSLKEISDILDLPLGTVKTRIHRGREALRNRLRHL, from the coding sequence ATGGATTTATTATTAAAAAGAAAAATAAAAAAAGTAAAAAAAGGTGACCAAGATGCGTTTGCTGACATAGTAGAATATCACAAGGATAAACTTTTTCATCTATGTTATCGAATGCTGGGAAACCGGGAAGAAGCGCAAGACGCTGCACAAGAAGCGTTTATTCGAGCCTATGTAAATATTCATAGTTATGACACAAGTAAAAAGTTTTCCACCTGGTTATATCGAATTGCTACAAATCTTTGTATTGATCGAATTCGTAAAAAAAAGCCAGACTATTATTTAGATGCAGAAGTAGCCGGGACCGACGGGTTAAATATGTACTCTCAAATAGCTGCCGATCAGGCCTTACCAGAGGAAGAGCTAGAGCAAGTAGAATTGCAAGAATTCATTCAGTCGGAAATATTAAAGCTACCTGAGAAATATCGAACTGTCATTGTCCTAAAATATATAGATGAGCTGTCGTTAAAAGAAATCAGCGATATTTTAGACCTGCCTCTTGGTACGGTAAAGACTAGAATTCACAGAGGACGTGAAGCTTTAAGAAATCGACTTCGCCACTTGTAA
- a CDS encoding anti-sigma factor family protein: MKCPKMYVNLIHEHLDGDITKENELLLKEHLHQCKGCQQHMHQLKRTIAFVQSTSHIELPMNFTAGVMAGLPREKNRIRMNRWFTNHPILSAAAVFVLLMSGTVFSAWETDEDFSVSKQPNLVIHDKTVVVPKGETVKGDITVRNGDIKIEGKVDGNVTVIHGDKYLASAGEVTGNIEELDKIFDWVWYNVKTHAKQAVDF; this comes from the coding sequence ATGAAATGTCCAAAAATGTATGTAAACCTCATTCATGAGCATTTAGATGGAGATATTACAAAAGAAAATGAACTGTTATTAAAAGAGCATTTGCATCAATGCAAAGGTTGTCAGCAGCATATGCATCAGTTAAAGAGAACCATTGCATTTGTGCAAAGCACTTCTCATATAGAATTACCTATGAACTTTACTGCAGGTGTTATGGCCGGTTTACCACGTGAGAAGAATCGAATTCGAATGAATAGATGGTTTACAAACCATCCGATTCTTAGTGCAGCTGCTGTATTTGTGCTGTTAATGTCCGGCACGGTGTTTTCAGCTTGGGAAACGGATGAAGACTTTTCTGTTTCAAAGCAGCCGAACCTGGTCATTCACGATAAAACAGTCGTTGTACCAAAAGGTGAGACCGTCAAAGGTGATATTACTGTGAGAAATGGCGATATTAAAATTGAAGGAAAAGTAGATGGAAACGTTACTGTTATACATGGTGATAAGTACCTAGCTTCTGCAGGAGAAGTGACAGGCAATATTGAAGAGTTAGACAAGATTTTTGACTGGGTATGGTATAACGTCAAAACTCATGCCAAACAAGCTGTTGACTTTTAA
- the cdaA gene encoding diadenylate cyclase CdaA, whose amino-acid sequence MPIGDLPILSYLGKIVDVLLVWFVIYKLIMVIRGTKAVQLLKGITVILVVRFISNFLGLNTLQWLMDQALTYGFLAIIIIFQPELRRALEQLGRGRLFSRSNLPEEDERTVTIEAIIKATHYMAKRRIGALISIERETGMGDYIETGIPLNSNVSSELLINLFIPNTPLHDGAVILQRNQVAAAACYLPLSESPFISKELGTRHRAAVGISEVTDSVTVIVSEETGGISVTKNGELYRELTIDTLREMLEKELVTTSKATSSTRWQWRSKKNG is encoded by the coding sequence ATGCCTATTGGAGACCTGCCAATCCTCTCATATTTAGGAAAAATTGTTGATGTTCTCCTGGTATGGTTCGTCATATATAAATTAATTATGGTCATAAGAGGTACAAAAGCAGTACAGCTTTTAAAAGGAATCACGGTGATTTTAGTTGTCCGCTTTATAAGTAACTTCCTTGGACTAAATACGCTGCAATGGTTAATGGACCAAGCGTTAACGTATGGGTTTTTAGCTATCATTATTATCTTCCAGCCAGAGCTGCGCCGAGCGCTTGAACAGCTTGGGAGAGGACGTTTGTTTTCACGCAGTAATTTGCCTGAAGAAGATGAACGTACCGTTACGATTGAGGCTATTATAAAAGCAACGCATTATATGGCTAAAAGACGCATAGGTGCATTGATCTCAATCGAAAGAGAGACGGGTATGGGTGATTATATTGAAACCGGTATACCGCTCAACTCTAATGTTTCTTCTGAATTATTAATCAACTTATTTATACCGAATACACCCCTTCATGATGGAGCGGTTATTTTACAGCGGAATCAAGTAGCCGCTGCAGCATGTTACTTACCTTTATCTGAAAGTCCTTTTATTTCAAAAGAATTAGGTACTCGCCATCGTGCTGCTGTAGGAATAAGTGAAGTAACAGATAGTGTGACTGTCATTGTATCTGAAGAAACTGGAGGCATTTCCGTTACCAAAAATGGTGAATTGTATCGTGAATTGACAATTGATACATTGAGAGAAATGCTAGAAAAAGAATTAGTCACAACTTCTAAAGCAACTTCTTCCACTCGTTGGCAATGGAGGTCGAAGAAGAATGGATAA
- a CDS encoding CdaR family protein → MDKLMNRSWVMKIIALLLAFMLYLSVNLDDGASSSNKILNRSSSANTGVETLTDVPVQVSYNEKNRIVRGVPDTVIMTLEGPKNILAQTKLQKDYQAYIDLDNLSLGQHRVKVQYRNISDNLNVVVKPDIVNVTIEERDSKQFSVEASYDKNKVKNGYEAGEATVSPRAVTVTGASSQLDQVAYVKAIIDLDNASKTVTKQATVVALDKNLNKLNVTVQPETVNVTIPVKNISKKVPIDVIQEGTPGDGVNITKLEPKTDAVKIIGPSDSLEKINKIDNIPVDVTGITKSKDIKVNVPVPDGIDSVSPKQITVHVEVDEQGDEKDAEEADASAAETKSFKNLPVSLTGQSSKYTYELLSPTSVDADVKGPKPDLDKLTKGGISLSANVGNLSAGEHTVPIIINSPDSVTSTLSTKQAKVRVTAKKQSGTNDEQTDKETSGSTSDKETKPDTGTGSGTNPETGNSGDSTDKPNEETDTPEDNTDTPTDSTETGDDSSNQSDENSTPVDGQTDNTSGN, encoded by the coding sequence ATGGATAAATTGATGAATCGATCGTGGGTTATGAAAATTATCGCGTTGCTGTTAGCTTTCATGTTATATTTATCTGTTAATTTAGATGATGGTGCCAGTTCATCAAATAAGATTCTGAACCGAAGCAGTTCTGCCAACACTGGAGTAGAAACATTAACAGATGTTCCGGTTCAAGTATCCTACAATGAGAAGAACAGAATTGTAAGAGGTGTTCCGGATACGGTTATTATGACACTGGAAGGTCCTAAAAATATTTTGGCTCAAACAAAGCTACAAAAAGATTATCAAGCTTATATTGACCTTGATAATTTAAGCTTAGGCCAGCATAGAGTCAAGGTTCAGTATCGAAATATCTCTGATAATTTAAACGTAGTGGTTAAGCCTGATATTGTAAACGTAACAATTGAAGAACGCGATTCAAAACAGTTTTCAGTAGAGGCAAGTTATGATAAAAACAAAGTCAAGAATGGATATGAAGCAGGGGAAGCAACCGTTAGTCCAAGAGCTGTCACGGTAACGGGCGCATCAAGTCAATTAGATCAAGTTGCTTATGTGAAAGCCATTATTGATCTAGATAATGCTTCAAAAACAGTGACGAAACAAGCAACTGTTGTCGCACTAGATAAGAATTTAAATAAATTGAATGTAACAGTTCAACCAGAAACGGTCAATGTAACGATCCCAGTGAAAAATATTAGTAAAAAAGTGCCGATCGATGTGATTCAAGAAGGCACGCCAGGTGACGGTGTCAACATTACGAAGCTAGAGCCTAAAACAGATGCAGTGAAAATTATCGGTCCATCTGATTCTTTAGAAAAAATCAATAAAATTGATAATATTCCAGTCGATGTTACCGGTATTACAAAATCTAAAGATATTAAGGTGAACGTCCCTGTCCCAGACGGAATAGATAGTGTAAGTCCTAAACAAATTACCGTTCATGTGGAAGTAGACGAACAAGGTGATGAGAAAGACGCAGAAGAAGCGGACGCAAGTGCAGCTGAGACTAAGTCATTTAAGAATTTACCGGTTTCTTTAACTGGTCAATCCTCAAAGTACACGTATGAACTGCTTTCTCCTACTTCAGTAGATGCAGATGTAAAAGGACCAAAACCTGATTTAGATAAGTTGACGAAAGGCGGCATTAGCTTGTCAGCGAATGTAGGGAATTTATCTGCAGGGGAGCACACGGTTCCTATTATAATAAATAGTCCCGACTCTGTTACATCAACCCTATCGACTAAACAGGCAAAAGTTCGTGTAACAGCGAAAAAACAATCAGGGACAAATGATGAGCAAACAGATAAAGAAACAAGTGGAAGCACGAGCGATAAAGAAACAAAGCCAGACACGGGAACTGGATCAGGAACAAATCCTGAGACGGGAAATTCAGGTGATTCAACTGATAAACCAAACGAAGAGACTGACACACCTGAAGACAATACAGATACACCAACAGATAGTACAGAAACTGGTGACGACAGTAGTAATCAAAGTGATGAAAATTCTACACCCGTAGATGGACAGACAGATAATACATCAGGAAACTAA
- the glmM gene encoding phosphoglucosamine mutase: MGKYFGTDGVRGVANSELTPELAFKIGRLGGYVLTKDAERPKVLIGRDTRVSGHMLEGALVAGLLSIGAEVMRLGVISTPGVAYLTKALGAQAGVMISASHNPVQDNGIKFFGPDGFKLSDAQENEIEALMDSETDQLPRPVGGDLGQVNDYFEGGQKYLQYLKQTVDEDFSGIHVALDCAHGATSSLAAHLFADLDADISTMGASPNGLNINDGVGSTHPEALSAFLKEKGADVGLAFDGDGDRLIAIDEKGEIVDGDQIMFICAKYLYEQGRLKKNTLVSTVMSNLGFYKALEASGIESAQTGVGDRYVVEEMKANQYNLGGEQSGHIIFLDYNTTGDGMLSAIQLVNIMQATKKPLSELAAEMKKYPQLLVNVKVTDKHHVTDNEKVKVVIEEVEKEMNGNGRVLVRPSGTEPLVRVMVEAQTQEECETYVTRIVEVVKEEMGLE; encoded by the coding sequence ATGGGTAAGTATTTTGGAACAGACGGAGTACGAGGAGTTGCCAATAGTGAATTAACTCCTGAGCTTGCTTTTAAAATTGGACGCTTAGGTGGTTACGTTCTAACAAAAGATGCAGAGCGACCAAAAGTATTAATCGGACGCGATACACGCGTTTCTGGTCATATGTTAGAAGGAGCGCTTGTTGCAGGCTTGCTTTCAATTGGTGCAGAAGTTATGCGATTAGGCGTTATTTCAACTCCAGGGGTAGCGTATTTAACAAAAGCACTTGGCGCACAAGCAGGAGTCATGATCTCTGCTTCACATAACCCGGTTCAGGATAACGGAATTAAATTCTTTGGTCCAGATGGATTTAAACTGTCAGATGCACAAGAGAATGAAATTGAAGCGTTAATGGATAGTGAAACAGATCAATTACCAAGACCTGTTGGAGGAGATTTAGGTCAGGTAAATGACTACTTCGAAGGTGGACAAAAATATCTTCAATACTTAAAACAAACGGTTGATGAAGACTTCTCAGGTATTCATGTTGCATTAGACTGTGCGCACGGGGCAACGTCATCTTTAGCAGCACATTTATTTGCAGATTTAGATGCGGATATCTCTACAATGGGGGCATCACCAAACGGATTAAACATCAATGACGGTGTAGGATCTACACATCCGGAAGCATTAAGTGCCTTCTTAAAAGAAAAAGGAGCGGATGTTGGGTTAGCATTTGATGGAGACGGAGATCGTTTAATCGCAATCGATGAAAAAGGCGAGATTGTAGACGGTGATCAAATCATGTTCATTTGTGCAAAATACTTGTATGAACAAGGACGTTTAAAGAAAAACACGCTTGTTTCTACCGTTATGAGTAACTTAGGCTTCTATAAAGCACTAGAAGCTAGCGGGATTGAAAGTGCACAAACTGGTGTAGGCGACCGTTATGTAGTAGAAGAAATGAAAGCTAATCAATATAACCTAGGTGGAGAACAGTCAGGTCATATTATTTTCTTAGATTACAACACAACAGGTGACGGTATGCTTTCAGCTATTCAGCTTGTAAACATTATGCAAGCAACGAAAAAGCCTTTATCAGAATTAGCAGCTGAAATGAAGAAATATCCTCAGCTTCTTGTAAATGTAAAAGTAACGGATAAGCATCATGTTACAGATAATGAGAAGGTAAAAGTGGTTATTGAAGAAGTGGAAAAAGAAATGAACGGTAATGGTCGAGTACTTGTACGTCCTTCAGGAACAGAGCCGTTAGTACGTGTTATGGTTGAAGCACAAACACAAGAAGAATGTGAGACTTATGTAACGCGTATCGTAGAAGTAGTAAAAGAAGAAATGGGCTTAGAGTAA
- the glmS gene encoding glutamine--fructose-6-phosphate transaminase (isomerizing): MCGIVGYIGTEDSKEILLRGLEKLEYRGYDSAGIAVVNNEGVHVFKEKGRIAELRQAVDNSIVAPAGIGHTRWATHGVPSQENAHPHQSTSGRFTLVHNGVIENYAILKREYLQDVTFKSETDTEVIVQLIEKIAAEGLDVEEAFRKTVSLLHGSYALALVDNEDKNTIYVAKNKSPLLVGVGEGFNVVASDAMAMLQVTDQYVELMDKETVIVTKAGVTIKTLDGEVVERAPYTAELDASDIEKGTYPHYMLKEIDEQPLVVRKIIQEYQNENNELHIDADILGAMDEADRIYIVACGTSYHAGLVGKQFIETWAKVPVEVHVASEFSYNMPLLSEKPLFIFISQSGETADSRAVLVQIKELGYKALTITNVPGSTLSRESDYTLLLHAGPEIAVASTKAYTAQLAVLSILAAVTAKARGIELEFDLVQELAIVANTMEVLCDDKEEMESIALQFLATTRNAFFIGRSVDYYVGLEGALKLKEISYIQAEGFAGGELKHGTIALIENNTPIIALATQEHVNLSIRGNVKEVVARGANPCIISMKGLETEEDRYVIPKVHETLSPLAAVIPLQLISYYAALHRDCDVDKPRNLAKSVTVE, encoded by the coding sequence ATGTGCGGAATTGTAGGATATATTGGAACAGAAGATTCGAAAGAAATTTTATTACGTGGTCTTGAAAAGTTAGAATATCGTGGCTATGACTCAGCAGGTATTGCAGTTGTTAACAATGAAGGCGTACACGTATTCAAAGAAAAAGGCCGTATTGCAGAATTGCGTCAAGCAGTAGATAACAGTATTGTAGCACCAGCAGGTATCGGTCATACGCGTTGGGCAACTCATGGTGTACCAAGCCAAGAAAATGCTCACCCGCATCAAAGTACATCTGGACGCTTCACACTTGTGCATAACGGTGTAATTGAAAACTACGCTATTTTGAAACGTGAATATTTACAAGATGTAACGTTCAAAAGCGAAACAGATACAGAAGTAATCGTTCAGTTAATTGAAAAAATCGCAGCAGAAGGCTTAGATGTAGAAGAAGCGTTCCGTAAGACAGTAAGCTTGCTTCACGGTTCTTATGCACTAGCTCTTGTTGATAACGAAGATAAAAACACAATCTACGTAGCTAAAAATAAAAGCCCGCTTCTTGTAGGTGTTGGCGAAGGATTTAACGTTGTAGCGAGCGATGCTATGGCAATGCTTCAAGTAACAGATCAATACGTAGAATTAATGGATAAAGAAACAGTAATTGTTACAAAAGCAGGCGTAACAATTAAAACGCTTGATGGTGAAGTGGTAGAAAGAGCACCTTATACAGCAGAGCTTGATGCAAGTGATATTGAAAAAGGTACGTACCCTCACTATATGTTAAAAGAAATTGACGAGCAGCCTTTAGTTGTTCGTAAAATCATTCAAGAATATCAAAATGAGAACAATGAACTGCACATTGATGCAGACATTTTAGGAGCAATGGATGAAGCAGACCGCATCTATATCGTAGCATGTGGAACAAGCTATCATGCAGGCTTAGTAGGTAAACAATTCATTGAAACGTGGGCGAAGGTTCCAGTAGAAGTGCACGTAGCAAGTGAATTCTCTTACAACATGCCGCTTTTATCTGAAAAGCCATTGTTTATCTTTATCTCTCAAAGTGGAGAAACAGCTGACAGCCGTGCAGTATTAGTTCAGATCAAAGAACTAGGTTACAAAGCGTTAACAATCACAAACGTTCCGGGGTCAACATTATCTCGTGAATCTGATTATACGTTATTACTTCATGCAGGTCCGGAAATTGCTGTAGCATCAACAAAAGCTTATACAGCTCAATTAGCAGTACTATCAATTCTAGCGGCTGTAACAGCAAAGGCGCGCGGAATTGAATTAGAATTTGATTTAGTTCAAGAGTTAGCAATCGTAGCAAACACCATGGAAGTACTTTGCGACGACAAAGAGGAAATGGAAAGCATTGCTCTTCAATTCTTAGCAACAACTCGCAACGCATTCTTTATTGGACGTTCTGTAGATTATTATGTAGGTTTAGAAGGTGCGTTAAAACTAAAAGAAATCTCTTACATCCAAGCAGAAGGATTTGCTGGAGGAGAGCTTAAGCACGGAACAATTGCTTTAATTGAAAACAATACGCCAATTATTGCATTAGCAACACAAGAGCATGTAAACTTAAGCATCCGTGGTAACGTAAAAGAAGTAGTAGCACGTGGAGCTAATCCTTGTATCATCTCAATGAAAGGATTAGAAACGGAAGAAGATCGCTATGTGATTCCGAAAGTTCACGAAACACTTTCACCACTAGCAGCGGTTATTCCTTTACAATTAATCTCTTACTACGCTGCATTGCACCGCGATTGCGATGTAGATAAACCACGTAACTTAGCAAAATCGGTTACTGTAGAATAA
- a CDS encoding YebC/PmpR family DNA-binding transcriptional regulator, with protein MGRKWNNIKEKKASKDANTSRIYAKFGREIYVAAKQGEPDPESNQALKVVLERAKTYNVPKAIIDRAIEKAKGGSEENYDNLRYEGFGPNGSMVIVDALTNNVNRTASDVRAAFGKNGGNMGVSGSVAYMFDPTAVIGVEGKNEEEALELLMEADVDVRDILEEEDSVIVYADPDQFHAVQKAFNDAGITEFTVAEQTMLAQNDVTLPEDAQTQFEKMIDALEDLEDVQQVYHNVDLG; from the coding sequence ATGGGCCGTAAGTGGAACAATATTAAAGAAAAGAAAGCGTCAAAAGATGCTAATACAAGTCGTATATATGCCAAGTTTGGCCGTGAGATTTATGTGGCTGCGAAACAAGGCGAGCCAGATCCAGAATCAAACCAAGCGTTAAAAGTTGTATTAGAACGCGCGAAAACATACAATGTGCCAAAAGCAATTATTGACCGTGCGATTGAAAAAGCAAAAGGCGGATCAGAAGAAAATTACGATAATCTTCGTTACGAAGGTTTTGGACCAAACGGATCAATGGTTATCGTGGATGCTCTTACGAATAACGTAAACAGAACGGCTTCAGACGTGCGTGCTGCTTTTGGTAAAAACGGCGGTAATATGGGAGTAAGCGGATCAGTAGCGTACATGTTTGATCCAACAGCTGTTATTGGTGTAGAAGGTAAGAATGAAGAAGAAGCACTTGAATTGTTAATGGAAGCAGATGTAGACGTGCGTGACATTTTAGAAGAAGAAGATTCTGTTATTGTTTATGCTGATCCAGATCAATTCCATGCGGTACAAAAAGCGTTCAACGATGCTGGTATCACGGAATTTACAGTAGCTGAACAAACGATGCTTGCTCAAAATGATGTAACTCTTCCTGAAGATGCACAAACTCAGTTTGAAAAAATGATTGATGCATTAGAGGACTTAGAAGATGTGCAGCAAGTATATCACAACGTTGATTTAGGATAA